The genomic interval ATTCCTAGCCTTCTTGCATGAAAGACTGCATTTCTAGCGGCAAGCTGTCCCTTCTCATAACCAAAAGCTTCAGAAAACACATTATAAATCGGTAAGATTTTTATGTCCTTACTTCTTATAAAACGAATTTCGTTTTTTGTAAGTCCGCTTGAAACATTTTTTATCTCAGTTAAATACCTGCCCCAATATTTAGGTAAACCAAATTGTTTTTTTACACAATCAAATAATTCTTGATCAACTGGATTTGCAGAATCGACACCCCATACCTTTCTTGCCAGCTTCACCACACCCTTTCTCTCTACACCTACTCATATATATGAAATGAAAGGTTGTCTCAAACATATAACACATAGTTCGTTTGTTTTTCATGCTTTGTATGATATAAGAAATTTTTGACATGATAATAAGTAATCACCGTTTCGTGTAGAAAAACAATGAAAAATTTTGTATCTCTTGATATAATCCTTTTGTAAATCGTTTCTAACGATTAAACGGGACGGGCTGAGGGGTTATACTTAAGGAAGGTAAACATTGAATACATTTTTTCGATTAAAAGACAACAAAACAACGATAAAGAAGGAACTTCTTGCAGGAACTGTTTCCTTTTTTACCATCGTATATATTGTAGTCGTTAATGCTTCAATATTAGCTGATGCTGGTATTTCTCTAGAAGCGGGTATTATTGCGACTGTGTTAACATCAATCGCGGGCTGCTTCATTATGGGGCTATACGGAAATACTCCGATTATCCTTGTACCAGGAATGGGAGTTAACGCATTATTTACTTATACGATTGTTCTTGGTATGGGTTTGACTTGGCAAGAAGGGTTAGCCGTTGTCTTTGTATCTGGATTATTATTTACAATCATTGCATTTACAAAACTTGCAACAATTATTTCAGAGTCCATACCACACTCTTTAAAGGAAGCTATTACTGTTGGAATTGGTCTTTTTCTAACATTTATTGGACTTCAAAAGGGCGGTATTGTCGTACTAAATGAAGAAACATACGTTGCATTGGGTGATTTTAGTCAACCCACTGTAATACTAACCTTTTTTACGTTACTTGTTACGATTGCGTTGTTCGCAAGGCAGATCCCTGGTAATTTCTTAATAAGTATCTTGTTTGGAACAGGATTAGCAGCAGTGTTTGGTCAACTATCATTTGATTCAGCTTCTCAGCCACAAGATTCATTTCTTGCTTATAAAGATGTTTTTGCAGCCATGTCATTTGACAATTTAGCGGATTTAACATTTTGGACAGCTACATTTTCATTAACGATGGTTATTGTCTTTGAGAATATTGGACTTGTATTTGGACAAGTTCATATGATTAATCGCCCAAAAGCATATAAACGGTCATTACAAGCAAATGCCCTATCAACGATAACATCTGGCTTATTCGGTTCAAGCCCTACAGTAAGCACAGTAGAAACTGCAGCTGGTATTGCAGCCGGCGGTCGAACTGGCCTAACTTCTATTACAACTGGTGTTTTGTTTTTAAGCTCATTATTATTTTTGCCGTTTATTAAAATCATTCCTGATAGTGCAATTGCTCCAATTTTAATATTAATTGGCAGCCTAATGATACAAAATATTCAACATATCGAATTAGACGATTTTAGTGAATGCTTTCCCGCATTTTTAATTATTGCATTAATTCCCTTTACTTACAGCATAGTAGATGGAATGGCGTTTGGGTTTATTATGTATCCCTTTTTAAAACTTGTCTTAAAAAGACAAAATGAAGTGAAAGCACCACTTTATTTTATAGCGGGTTTATTTCTACTAAATTTCATCTTTCATTCATTACATTAAATATGTTAGACAGATCAAAACATACATTGATCTGTCTTTTTCTATACTTCCATTTAACTCGCCTCAAATAGGTCCATTATCCCAAAAAATATGAAGAGGTCTTTATACAGATCATTGTACGATTTTAAGTAAATCACTTTCATAAAATATAAAATCACTTGCTATCATTAGCATTTTCAACGAAACAGTTTCTTTCAATTTTGATCATAATGTTAGATTTTTCATAAAATTTACATGATCTTTACAAATTTTTGCAGAACCATATAGTAAAATAGAATCAGATCTAAAGCTCGAATTAATAGGAGTCGTGAAAAATGTTAAACATAGGGGAGATTTCAGAAAAGGTACCCGTCGTTTCTTTAACGACTAAAAGTACAGATGTGAACTTACTTTTTGAAGATAATCCCGACCTTGAAGGAATACTTGTTTCTGAAAATGATAAACCAGTTGGATTAGTCATGCGGACACATTTTTACCGAAAAATTTCAACTAAATATGGGTTTGATATTTTTATGGGGAGACCGATAAATCTCGTCATGGATACAAAACCTTTAATTGTTGATGTTTCAGATCCGATTACTTCAGTTAGTTCACAGGCAATGGCCAGAGTCCAAAAGAATTTATATGATTATGTAGTCGTGACACAACACAGTCAATTGCATGGAATCGTTAGTATTAAAAATTTGCTTATTAAGCTCGCAGAATTCCAGGTAAATCAAGCAATGTATACAAATCCTTTATCTGGATTGCCAGGCAATGTGTTAATTGAGGAAAAAATGCTTAAATTTTTACAAGATGATTCTAAACCATACTCGTTATTATATTTAGATCTTGATCATTTTAAGGAATATAATGATTCTTACGGTTTCAAAAGAGGAGATTTACTAATAAAAGAAATTTCTAACATTCTTAGTAAATACGTTTTGCTAAATGATCATGAGGATTCTTTTGTTGGCCATATCGGCGGTGATGATTTTATCGCGATCTTACCACATTATCATTATGAACTTACTTGCAACTATATTATCCATGAGTACAAAAACAGAATCAAAGAATATTATGATGCTTCTGATTGGAATAACCAATTTGTCTATACAAAAGACAGAAGCGGACAATTTGGAAAAATTCCGCTTGTTACACTTTCAATAGCAGTGGTGACAAATGAATATAATCGATTTCATTCATTAGATGAAATAAGTAAGAAAGCAGCTAAGGTTAAAAAACAATGTAAATTAAAAGATGAAAGTTGTTTTATTGTTTATGAAAGTGAAAATAATATCAGTACAAATAAGAGTTAACAGCATTTTCGTAAAAATAAACAGAAAAGCGTTAATGAGCAGCTTCATTTCCTTATTGCTTGAAAATAACCTACATATGAAAAGTAACCGTTGCTCGAATAACATTCATTTAACACTTTATGGACGTTCACCTATTACTCTCCTCTCGCATATCGTAACCGTGAAGGTTTAAGTGAGAGGAGAGTAATTGCATGGATCCTTATTATCCATATTATCGTCAATTTCAAGTCCCTGGTTTCCCTCCATTTGGTGGTCAAGGAGGAATGCCGCCATTCGGCCCTCCTGGTTCTGGGCAAGGAGGCGGCTTTGGTGGAGGTCCTGGTCAAGCTGGTCCTCCATTTGGTCCACCCCCAAGCACAATTCCTCCTGAACAAAGTCAAGGACAATTTGGAGTTTTTGCTGTAGATCCAGGCGGAATTAGAGGTTGTCTCTACCGTTTTACATTCATTCGTTTAAATAATGGCCGGTCCTTTTGGTATTATCCAACATTTGTTGGAAGAAATTCAGTAGCAGGTTGGCGTTGGAGAAGAAACCAATTCCGTTGGGAGTATTTTGGTATTGACCTAGATCGAATTCGTTCTTTCAGCTGTAGATAATAGAAATGCAGAGTTTTAAAGGGGCCGACTTTTAGAATATGTCAGCCCCCCTTTTCAATATATAAATTTAAACAAAAAGAAGTTCACGTAAAAGTACATACAAAACAGTCCCTGCTTTGTTAGATGCTTTTATGTCAACTTCTTATTTTTCAAATATT from Metabacillus sediminilitoris carries:
- a CDS encoding transporter, whose protein sequence is MDPYYPYYRQFQVPGFPPFGGQGGMPPFGPPGSGQGGGFGGGPGQAGPPFGPPPSTIPPEQSQGQFGVFAVDPGGIRGCLYRFTFIRLNNGRSFWYYPTFVGRNSVAGWRWRRNQFRWEYFGIDLDRIRSFSCR
- a CDS encoding GGDEF domain-containing protein; this encodes MLNIGEISEKVPVVSLTTKSTDVNLLFEDNPDLEGILVSENDKPVGLVMRTHFYRKISTKYGFDIFMGRPINLVMDTKPLIVDVSDPITSVSSQAMARVQKNLYDYVVVTQHSQLHGIVSIKNLLIKLAEFQVNQAMYTNPLSGLPGNVLIEEKMLKFLQDDSKPYSLLYLDLDHFKEYNDSYGFKRGDLLIKEISNILSKYVLLNDHEDSFVGHIGGDDFIAILPHYHYELTCNYIIHEYKNRIKEYYDASDWNNQFVYTKDRSGQFGKIPLVTLSIAVVTNEYNRFHSLDEISKKAAKVKKQCKLKDESCFIVYESENNISTNKS
- a CDS encoding NCS2 family permease, whose protein sequence is MNTFFRLKDNKTTIKKELLAGTVSFFTIVYIVVVNASILADAGISLEAGIIATVLTSIAGCFIMGLYGNTPIILVPGMGVNALFTYTIVLGMGLTWQEGLAVVFVSGLLFTIIAFTKLATIISESIPHSLKEAITVGIGLFLTFIGLQKGGIVVLNEETYVALGDFSQPTVILTFFTLLVTIALFARQIPGNFLISILFGTGLAAVFGQLSFDSASQPQDSFLAYKDVFAAMSFDNLADLTFWTATFSLTMVIVFENIGLVFGQVHMINRPKAYKRSLQANALSTITSGLFGSSPTVSTVETAAGIAAGGRTGLTSITTGVLFLSSLLFLPFIKIIPDSAIAPILILIGSLMIQNIQHIELDDFSECFPAFLIIALIPFTYSIVDGMAFGFIMYPFLKLVLKRQNEVKAPLYFIAGLFLLNFIFHSLH